TTTTCACTGTCATATACAATCATGATTCTGGTCGTCGTCATTATGCGCATCATCCTTTGTCAGCAAAATCATCCTTTTCGCATGCGCTCTTAACCTTGCCCAAAATCCATCTGAATATTATGAATCGTTTGACGCATACTTTGAAAATCCAAGAACTAGGGAGGCATGTTAACACATGAATTCACGCGCCATATTAGTCAACTTGCTAGTTATTATCATTATTCTGGCAGGAGGTGGAGCCGCCGCCTATTACTACAATCAATCCGCCAACTACATAAAAACCGATAATGCCCAAGTGAGTGGACAAGCGGTTACCGTTGCCTCTCCAGGCGCTGGCAAGCTCACAGGCTGGAATGCTGAAGTTGGTAAAACCTACACCGCTGGAAGCACACTGGGTAATGTAGAAGGAGGCGGAAGCCGAATTAGCGTTACGATTCCAACCGATGGTACCATCGTGCAGCAATCTGCGGTCAACAACTCAATTGTTGGGGCAGGCACGCCTTTAGCGAAGGCTTTTGATCTAAACAATTTATGGATTACCGCCAATATAGACGAAACGGCTGTACAGGATCTTCAAGTAGGACAAACCGTAGATGTATATATTGATGCTTACCCGGATACGTCCCTGAGCGGTAAACTCGAAAAGATCGGCCTGGCGACCGCATCGACTTTTTCACTACTGCCCACTTCCAACACCACTGCCAACTATACCAAGGTGACGCAGGTCGTGCCTGTCAATATTTCCATTCAAGGTTACAAGGGGCTGGGTATTATCCCGGGAATGAGTGCGACTATCAGAGTTCACAAGTAGGGGGCTGTCATGGATCAAAAAATGTCCGTCGGACGTATTCTGTCCGTGCTGCTGCTAGGCGCCTTCATTTCGATTTTGAATCAAACGCTGCTTAACGTGGCCATTCCACACTTAATGAATGATTTCAATGTGTCTGCCACAACCGTTCAATGGCTTTCCACCGGATATATGCTAACCAACGGGATTTTGATTCCTATCACTGCTTTTCTGATTGAGTCCTTCGGAACACGTGCGCTGTTCATCTCCGCGATGGGGTTATTTACTGCCGGGTCTGTCGTCTGTGCTGCCAGTACCGGCTTTGCGCCTATGCTGGTTGGACGTGTTATCCAGGCCAGCGGAGCAGGCATCATCATGCCTGTGGTGATGAACGTGTTCCTGACTGTGTTTCCTCCAGAAAAACGGGGCGCTGCCATGGGTACTATGGGAATCGCCATGATGTTTGCCCCGGCGATTGGACCAACTTTATCCGGCTATATTGTGGAGCATTACAGCTGGCGGCTGCTATTTTTACTTGTTATTCCGCTGGCGGTCATTGATATTCTGTTTGCCATACGCTGGCTCAAAAATGTATCCAAGCTAACGAAACCGAACTTTGACCTGCTGGGAACCGTCTTTTCCACCCTTGGGTTTGGCTTCCTGCTGTATGGCTTTAGTTCAGCTGGGGACAAAGGCTGGGGTAGCAATACAGTAATACTCACACTCGCTGCCGGGATTGTGTTTATTGTATTGTTTATCGTGCGCGAGCTGAACATGCTACAGCCGATGCTGGAGTTCCGTGTGTTTAAATATGATATTTTTACTGTATCAACCTTAGTCGGGGCTACCGTCAACATGACGATGTTTGGCGGTATGCTGCTGCTGCCAATCTATTTGCAAAATATACGCGGCTTTACACCGTTGCAATCCGGTCTGCTGCTGTTGCCGGGTGCACTGCTGATGGGTGTGATGTCACCCATATCAGGGGCAGTATTTGACCGTATAGGCGCAAGGCCGTTGGCGATCATTGGGCTGATCATTACGGCAGTCACGACATGGGAGTTCAGTCTGCTAACCGACGCCACCACCTACGGACATATTATGATCATCTATACGATTCGCAGCTTCGGAATGTCACTGCTGATGATGTCCGTCCAGACGGAAGGGCTAAACCAGTTGCCTCCCCATCTCGGTAGCCATGGTACAGCCATGTCCAATACAGTACGGCAAATTGCCGGGTCTATCGGTACCGCTTGGCTCATTACTGTAATGAGCAGCCGGACCACGATTCATGTAGCGGATTATGCGAATGTCGCTACCACCGCCAATGTTCCTTTAACCGAAGGGGTAGCACAGTTGGGACAAACCCTCGCGCAAACGGCGGGTATTTCAACAGAAAGTGGTTCATCGTTGGCGCTACAACAGGTGTACCGAAATGCTGTTACGGAATCGACGATCCATGGCATTAATGATGCCTTTATCATTGCTACAGGGATTGCGCTGGCAGGGCTATTGTTTTCTTTGTTCTTACGACGGTCTACGCCACGCCGAAGATAGACGTACAGCGTTGCGAGGCTGCAAAAGAAGGAGCATTCACCCCTTGAATTTTTAAGAGGATGAATGCTCCTTCTTGTGATTATTAGCCCTATGACCGTAATAAGCGCAGGCCATTCAAAATAACCAGTAATGTGCTACCTTCATGCCCAATAACCCCAAATGGCAGGGCTATATCTTGCACAAAGTTGCTGATCACAAGCAGCAAAATGACACTTACCGCAAAGATCATATTTTGTTTAACCACCCGCTGCGCCTTGCGGGCCAGTGCTACCGTCGGAGCAATCTCCTCGATTCCATCGTTCATCAGCACAACGTCTGCGACCTCCAGTGCGGCTCCGCTGCCATGCATCCCCATGCCTAGTCCTACGGTTGCCGCTGTCAACGCAGGAGCGTCGTTCACACCGTCGCCGACCATGACGACATGCCCGTACTGCTCCCGCAGCATGCGAATATGGCTGACTTTGTCCTCCGGCATTAAGCCAGCATACACGGCGTCAACTCCGGCCTGCGCCGCGATCACAGCGGCCGTTTCTGGACGGTCCCCGGTTAGCATGACAACCCGGATACCCTGCGCTTGCAGTCGTTTCACGGACTCTTGGGCCTGCGGACGCAGCTCGTCGCGTAGTGCCAGCATTCCGGCAATCCGATCATTCGCGAGGATGATGGATACGGTTTTGCCCTCAGCTTCCAGCCGGGCCCGACTCTCCATCCACTTTGGCTCTGCCAGAGAACCAGGTTCATCCAGTACATTTGTACGCCCAATTTTCCACTTCACCCCACCTATGATGCCTTCCATTCCCCATCCGGTGAGTGCCTGCACTTCTTCGGTTGGAAGAAGATCTCTCTGTCCCAAATCAGCTTCGGCTTTGGCTACAATCGCTCGCGCCAGTGGATGCAAAGAATAGCTTTCAATTGTGGCGACCATATGCAATAACTCATCGGCATCGTATTCTGCGGCGGTAATCCAATCCGTGACGACAGGTGACCCCATCGTTAACGTGCCTGTTTTGTCAAAAGCAACAACAGAAGTCAATGCCATATTCTCCACATGTGCACCACCTTTGAACAGGATGCCCCGTCGGGCACGGTTGGAAATGGCCGATAGCATTACTGGCATAATGGATGATACGAGCGCACAGGGGGAGGCCACGACGAGGAACACCATAGCCTTGTAAAACGCTGCTGCCCACGTCCAGCCTAATGCTATGGGTGCACCGGCAATGACGATCAGCGTGACAGCAACAACAATTCGAGCGTACACCGATTCGAACGTTTTAATAAAACGCTGGGAATCAGGAACTTCGGTCTGAGCCTCTTCCACCATACGAATGATTTTCGAAAATAAAGTGTTCTCTGAGGACTGACTAACCTCCACATATAGCACCCCTTCTCCATTAATGGTGCCCGCATATACCTCGTCACCTTCCACCTTATTTACCGGAATAGATTCACCGGTAATCGATGCCTGATTCACTGCCGAAACGCCCTTAGAGATTCGGCCGTCCGCCGGAATCAGTTCGCCCGGCTTCACCAGCAGCAGGTCGCCTGGCAACAGCTGCTCAATGCCGACCGTTTCGGTCCCCTCGCGAGACAAGCGCAAAGCCGTTTCCGGCTTCAACGCCATAAGCTCAGAAATATCCTTACTACTACGCTCGGTGGTATAGCTCTCCAGCGCACCGCTGAGTGCAAAAATAAAGATCAGCATGGCTCCTTCATTCCAATAGCCAATGGCCGCAGCTCCTAGGGAGGCAGCAATCATGAGCAGGTTAACATCCAGATCATGTTCTCGGATCAGTGTTTCGACTCCTTCCCTGGCTTTGGACCAGCCCCCAAGGGCATAGGACACCACATACAGAATGACCGATAGCCATTGCCACCAATGTGAGACTCCCCATGCCATCAACATCAGCAATCCACTACCTAGAGCAGCTTGCATCTCCTTGTTTTTCAGCATACTTTTAAGCTGAAATTGCGGCTTACGATTCGGACCGGGTCGTCCGCTGCCACTGTTTTTTGAAAGGGTTCGGTTAGAGGGAGACAATGTATCTTGTAATCGTTGAACAGCTTGCATCATGTCACGTTCCTTTCCATATTTTGTTCCTTGTACTAGCATCTCATTGAGAATGATATCCATTGTTAAGTGCCCTAAAATAGCACATGCTGCTTCGGGAAGCCCGAAGCAGCATGTTTAGCAAATGAGAATGATAATCATTTTTGCGTCTATACAATTATTTTGGTTTAGAGAAACTTTTGTTTTATTATATACCTTTTCTTTTCCACTTGTAAACCAGCAATGGTCTAAATAAAAAAAGATACCCGCGCAAACACCGCAGGTATCCTCCATATTTAGAGCATCCGATTCAGGATTTGCAAAAATCGATTCCAGTCGCTCCAAAGTGTAATATATAGACGAACTAGGCCATTTCGATCTATATTTTGTTCTTTGAAAATCGCTTATTGGATTTTTGCAAAATCCTCTATTACATGAATTCAGGTTATCTTCAGGCTAAAGGAAACTTCCACGCATGGTTGTGTGCAGCCCCAGAAGTGCGCTGACGATCTGCGGGCTGTTGCAGTCCCAAACGCGCAGCTGCAAGGCGTGCGGCGGGAACTGCTGTGTCCGGGCAAATGACCCCCGTCAGCTCATTCTCCCAGATCGAAATCCCATCCAGAGACTGGTTAATTTCATCTATTGCTACCCATAAAGGAAGCTCGGGCTTTACACGTCGAACAGCTTCCATTATGCATTTTATCGTATCACTAGTATTCTCATGACCATCGACACCGGGTGGAATCAACTGATCCTCAGTCCTAATATCATCGGATGGAGTTGGTATGACTTCTAAAATGACCGTATCGGCAAAACGTGTCAGATCTGCAGCTTGAGCCACCTGCTTGATATGTCGTGCACCCACTTTGGATATGTTA
The Paenibacillus peoriae DNA segment above includes these coding regions:
- a CDS encoding HlyD family secretion protein, with translation MNSRAILVNLLVIIIILAGGGAAAYYYNQSANYIKTDNAQVSGQAVTVASPGAGKLTGWNAEVGKTYTAGSTLGNVEGGGSRISVTIPTDGTIVQQSAVNNSIVGAGTPLAKAFDLNNLWITANIDETAVQDLQVGQTVDVYIDAYPDTSLSGKLEKIGLATASTFSLLPTSNTTANYTKVTQVVPVNISIQGYKGLGIIPGMSATIRVHK
- a CDS encoding DHA2 family efflux MFS transporter permease subunit → MDQKMSVGRILSVLLLGAFISILNQTLLNVAIPHLMNDFNVSATTVQWLSTGYMLTNGILIPITAFLIESFGTRALFISAMGLFTAGSVVCAASTGFAPMLVGRVIQASGAGIIMPVVMNVFLTVFPPEKRGAAMGTMGIAMMFAPAIGPTLSGYIVEHYSWRLLFLLVIPLAVIDILFAIRWLKNVSKLTKPNFDLLGTVFSTLGFGFLLYGFSSAGDKGWGSNTVILTLAAGIVFIVLFIVRELNMLQPMLEFRVFKYDIFTVSTLVGATVNMTMFGGMLLLPIYLQNIRGFTPLQSGLLLLPGALLMGVMSPISGAVFDRIGARPLAIIGLIITAVTTWEFSLLTDATTYGHIMIIYTIRSFGMSLLMMSVQTEGLNQLPPHLGSHGTAMSNTVRQIAGSIGTAWLITVMSSRTTIHVADYANVATTANVPLTEGVAQLGQTLAQTAGISTESGSSLALQQVYRNAVTESTIHGINDAFIIATGIALAGLLFSLFLRRSTPRRR
- a CDS encoding heavy metal translocating P-type ATPase translates to MQAVQRLQDTLSPSNRTLSKNSGSGRPGPNRKPQFQLKSMLKNKEMQAALGSGLLMLMAWGVSHWWQWLSVILYVVSYALGGWSKAREGVETLIREHDLDVNLLMIAASLGAAAIGYWNEGAMLIFIFALSGALESYTTERSSKDISELMALKPETALRLSREGTETVGIEQLLPGDLLLVKPGELIPADGRISKGVSAVNQASITGESIPVNKVEGDEVYAGTINGEGVLYVEVSQSSENTLFSKIIRMVEEAQTEVPDSQRFIKTFESVYARIVVAVTLIVIAGAPIALGWTWAAAFYKAMVFLVVASPCALVSSIMPVMLSAISNRARRGILFKGGAHVENMALTSVVAFDKTGTLTMGSPVVTDWITAAEYDADELLHMVATIESYSLHPLARAIVAKAEADLGQRDLLPTEEVQALTGWGMEGIIGGVKWKIGRTNVLDEPGSLAEPKWMESRARLEAEGKTVSIILANDRIAGMLALRDELRPQAQESVKRLQAQGIRVVMLTGDRPETAAVIAAQAGVDAVYAGLMPEDKVSHIRMLREQYGHVVMVGDGVNDAPALTAATVGLGMGMHGSGAALEVADVVLMNDGIEEIAPTVALARKAQRVVKQNMIFAVSVILLLVISNFVQDIALPFGVIGHEGSTLLVILNGLRLLRS